The Lolium rigidum isolate FL_2022 chromosome 1, APGP_CSIRO_Lrig_0.1, whole genome shotgun sequence region AATGAAGCAAAATAGGATTTATGTGGGCGATCATGTTCGCTAATGATGGCTCGCTACTTCTCTGAACCAGGTCCTTTGGTCCGGATCCATGATGCTCAAGTCGGTGAACATGATCCGGTTCTCCTCCACAGGCAACTTGGTCGTGGCATACATCCTTCTGACCTCTATAGCGCTGGAATGATGTAGCACGGGCTGTCTagaaacgctatagcgtgctatcagCGCTGAAATACCTTGAAACACTAACATCAGGTGGGTGCCTTGTCTCACATCTTGTGAAAGTGGGTGTCTATCCTTGACTATATTATTATGGTTGTAATTCTTATTAGGTTGAAGCGTTTGCCGTATTTGATCGTTTTGGCTATATAGAAATGactagatttttaatgataaaagtcTTCTATCATGCAAGTGATCAACCTGTGCACcattttgctccgttcatggtggtCTCAACAACGTGTGGAGAATTGAGACCTATTTACGTAGGTGTCTACATGGTTGAAGGACACGGCGAGGAATATTTTCATCCAACATGgatgttagttttatttatgaATTTGTCATCCATCTCCATGGGCGATTTAAAATTTCTTGATGAGTActtgtatttctctttttttttcttccttttactAAACTTGGAGCAATCATCTTAGTTATACAGAGGCCGAGTGTAATGCTTAATTAAGttttaagtaataaagcatcctttatcgaaaaaaaacctTCAGTATGTTAATGATACTATTCTTTTCATGGAGAACTTGGAGAAAGCCATGAACGTGGATTTTTTTATGTATCTTTGAACAACTATCCGGACTTAAGATCGTGTAAAAAAAATTGGAAGTCAAAAGAGGAAGAGGATCAGTACAAATAATTTTTTGGTTGTGAAACTGGTTCCTTCCTTTCTTATACCTATGTGTCCCAATCTATTTTATAAAATTACTTAATAAATACTGGGATCCACTTTGAttgaaagttgggttgttactctCATATGAAGAATGACTTGTGCTTATTAGTTACATTCTTATAAATCTAATCTTCTGATGTTTATGCTACCTTTTCTAGAGATACCCACTAAATGTTAGATTTTTATAGGTCAAGTTTCTTTTGGCAAAGTGATCAACTTGGAACAAAATATCAGTTTTCTGAATGGAATATCattctccaaccaaaggaacacgggAGCCTAGGGATTCAGGTTCCAGAAATGAAAAAGAAGTTGTATGTCATCTTTGCTGGGTTTGACAAAGGCTGGGTTCAATGAAGTTGTATATCATCAGCAATGAAGTTTCAATTAGTACATATTTTCACACATTTGAAGCTGTATACATATCATCTACAGTACAAAAATTTGTGGTGATTGACCTGTCCTATAAAACTCGGATGTCAATCGCAGAGAACCGGTAGAGCATACATGCTCAGCGTATCTACAAGCTAAGAATATTCAGAAGCGAAACTCTGTTGTGAATCAATCTCCTGTACAGAAATTCCACTCCGGTCCGAAGATCACCGATGCTGCTCTCCAGTGCCCGCAATTTCTCCTCTTGGCAAACGAATTTTGTCTTCTGGAATGTCTTGGAGACAAGGGAGCACTTTGGCATCTCAATTTGCTTCGACAGAAGCCCGCAAGTGGATTCGAGTAGTGAGATGGTGACCTCTCTCGCTTCAGCCATTTGCATCATCACCCTGCAGTCCTTGTCGTCAGAAACAGTCTTCTTGCTGATCTTCGTGAACTGTTTTTGTGCCTTCTTCATTAGCCGGATGTACGACTTGACTTGAGCAGATGCATCTTCTCCTCTCCTGAGAGCCAAGAGGCGCTCCTGAACACTCATCCTCAGCTCCATGAAGCTCTCCTGCATGGCGTTGCAGAGATCAAGCACGACGAGTGACCGTCCAAGCTCTGTCTCCACAGCATTCCTTTGCTGGGTTTGGCAGAGGATGACTTGGTTGCCGGGAGTGCATATCATCTTGTCGATGCAGCTGTAGATGACTTCAAGCTTCTTCAAACCATCGCATGTTGTATCGATGTCAACGGTTGCTGAGATTGTTGCGCTCAGACTCTGGAGCTGCTGCTCAACTTCCGAATTGTTCGAGCGAGGGCTCGAAGGCGCGCTTGCAGATCTTTGATGGCAAGCCATGCTTGGAGATTGAAGCTTTGCTGCTATTTTCTTCTGTATGTTAATGGAAGAGGATGGTTGGAAAGACGAGCTTGGTTTGTTGGTGCCTCGGGTCTGGGGCTCACCCTGTATTTATATCGCAGAGGCTGAAGCAATGCGTGATGAACTGAGCTGTCGACAGGAAGAATCTCATCCGCTAATCTCCATTTGATCTGGATTATTGTGCTAAGTGATCCGTTCGAACAGGAGCCAcccggagttattgattgtccgtgTTTGGTTAGCACAGCAGGGCTCAATGAGTGGGATTATGTGCCTGGCATGTCTCGGCTACTGGTGGCACAATACACTGCACGAATGTTACGTTTGATTCCGGATCATGGAAGACTACAGAAACGAAATGGAAGATGTAGTAAACGAAGGGGATCAAAGGATATATGAAGTTATGAACTGGTGCTTGGTGCAGTTTATACTTCTGACTCTGCCAACCAATCAGGAGGTTGGGAATTGGGATATTTGAACGCAGAAGGAATCTCCATCTTCTCATGATTGTATGGCCACCTGCCGCCACAGACAACGCTGATGTCCTTCTACACCTCTTGTCCAATTCAGCAACACACTGCGAACAAACATAGTTGGGTTGTCATGTTGGATGCGTGGCCAGCAGAGTAAGGTGCACGCTCAAGTGCAGGTTGCTGCATTGTTGGGTTCATATGAACGTGGCCAGAACAGACAATAGAGCAGAAGTGCATGTCTGATCAAACGACTCAATTCATTGGACAACCCCATCGAAGGTTGCTTCCTCGTTGTTGCCGTCGCtctgaaaaatcaaggcacacaACTGCAGGAATGTCCGGGAGTGCCCCTCGTATTTGCTCGATCGCCATATGCTGCTAATGATGAAAAATAGTCTAGACATTTGGGTGGCGTGCGTCAAGGGAAGGTCGCGCGCGAGAAGCTGCAACTTCATGTTTCCTGAAACTTCCAAGGCCAGAATGCCAGATACACTTACTATCTACGTGCAGGATACTTTGTTTGGCAAAGAGGAAAATACACAACTGAGATGACAATCAAACAGAAACATCGAACCTCTcaatagtggaaaacaggcctaatgtcgcgggtcgtatgacccttttgtcgcgggcggccaggcgcgacaagggaggcgcgacaaaaggtccaccttttgtcgcgggtctcttacgacccgcgacataaggtccaccacgtggcagccgcggggcgcgcatgggacaggcccttttgtcgcgggtggtattaccacccgcgtcaaaaggccctctacgtggcgggcgcacaacgctgctgctttagggtttgaggggtgtagCACCCCCCGCCACCtcattttttcattcgaaaataaaagttgcatatatttgtacgctactagaagtggtacacgttcattcattatatatatatatagatcgatcaaaccaatattggaagcaaaagtcgattcccctttacatgtagattccccttacacacatatat contains the following coding sequences:
- the LOC124680618 gene encoding uncharacterized protein LOC124680618; this translates as MACHQRSASAPSSPRSNNSEVEQQLQSLSATISATVDIDTTCDGLKKLEVIYSCIDKMICTPGNQVILCQTQQRNAVETELGRSLVVLDLCNAMQESFMELRMSVQERLLALRRGEDASAQVKSYIRLMKKAQKQFTKISKKTVSDDKDCRVMMQMAEAREVTISLLESTCGLLSKQIEMPKCSLVSKTFQKTKFVCQEEKLRALESSIGDLRTGVEFLYRRLIHNRVSLLNILSL